Proteins from a single region of Gossypium arboreum isolate Shixiya-1 chromosome 1, ASM2569848v2, whole genome shotgun sequence:
- the LOC108483731 gene encoding uncharacterized protein LOC108483731 isoform X2 — translation MHAIKGGWVGQTFALAKCNESGGKKTRVRRSKEERKSMVESFIKKYQESNNGNFPSLNLTHKEVGGSFYIIREIVREIIQENRVLGPAKLTEGEHDIDRFLQQNPLGSISTPPEPLLSERSNGSSFVPSHHEDGSDESVMITNGNSMESEYKEFGSEKIINGNLIDVTNGTDKAALVDGQVIEPPESDKSKKETDAFTSKVIQVEADIVVETFPLRPVAKPTDSINGMSSEVGKLNENLDKTENGKLNVSQENGSFKLDGMNSSEVSVLTDDGKEVENNVDLLLEKNSNLTDKKMVESISDPLSESSECSTGENAKLDTPNGAALEVSRTDTLMSDTNEQSKAIVGEAINVSNGVPPKNHGTYESTSERAVAVESKVDAQHVNSKKGSSKTLDRINLESWEGTSKSSAESETNPLWTIFKSFVTAFINFWSE, via the exons ATGCATGCTATAAAAGGTGGGTGGGTTGGGCAAACATTTGCTCTAGCTAAGTGCAATGAGTCCGGAGGGAAGAAGACTCGGGTTCGGCGTTCAAAGGAGGAAAGGAAGTCAATGGTTGAATCTTTTATAAAGAA GTATCAAGAATCAAACAATGGGAATTTTCCATCTCTTAACCTCACCCACAAGGAAGTTGGTGGGTCTTTCTACATAATACGGGAGATTGTGCGAGAGATAATTCAAGAAAATAGAGTGTTGGGTCCTGCTAAGTTGACTGAAGGGGAACATGACATTGATCGGTTCTTGCAACAAAATCCACTGGGTTCCATTTCAACTCCACCTGAACCTCTTCTGTCCGAACGATCAAATGGAAGTTCTTTTGTTCCTAGTCATCATGAGGATGGAAGTGATGAATCGGTTATGATTACTAATGGGAATTCTATGGAATCTGAATATAAAGAGTTTGGCAGTGAAAAAATTATTAATGGGAATCTTATTGATGTGACAAATGGAACTGATAAAGCAGCCCTTGTAGACGGGCAAGTAATTGAACCTCCTGAAAGTGATAAAAGTAAGAAGGAAACAGATGCATTCACATCTAAAGTCATTCAAGTAGAAGCAGATATAGTAGTAGAGACATTTCCCTTGCGGCCTGTTGCTAAACCAACAGACAGCATCAATGGAATGTCTAGCGAAGTtgggaaattaaatgaaaatttggaTAAAACGGAAAATGGgaagctcaatgtgagtcaagAAAATGGTAGTTTTAAGTTGGATGGTATGAATTCCTCTGAGGTTTCTGTGTTGACAGATGATGGTAAAGAAGTAGAAAACAATGTGGATTTGTTGTTGGAAAAGAATTCCAATTTAACAGATAAGAAAATGGTGGAAAGCATTTCAGATCCGTTATCAGAAAGCTCAGAATGCTCGACTGGGGAAAATGCTAAGCTTGATACTCCCAATGGTGCAGCATTAGAGGTCTCTCGTACTGATACTTTAATGTCGGATACAAATGAACAAAGCAAAGCAATTGTTGGAGAG GCAATAAATGTTTCAAATGGTGTCCCCCCAAAAAATCATGGCACTTACGAGTCAACATCGGAGAGGGCCGTTGCAGTTGAAAGTAAAGTTGACGCTCAGCATGTCAACTCAAAGAAAGGAAGCAGTAAAACATTAGACCGAATTAATCT TGAATCATGGGAAGGGACATCGAAAAGCAGTGCAGAATCTGAAACTAACCCCCTTTGGACTATCTTTAAATCCTTTGTTACCGCCTTTATAAACTTCTGGTCTGAGTAA
- the LOC108483731 gene encoding uncharacterized protein LOC108483731 isoform X1: MHAIKGGWVGQTFALAKCNESGGKKTRVRRSKEERKSMVESFIKKYQESNNGNFPSLNLTHKEVGGSFYIIREIVREIIQENRVLGPAKLTEGEHDIDRFLQQNPLGSISTPPEPLLSERSNGSSFVPSHHEDGSDESVMITNGNSMESEYKEFGSEKIINGNLIDVTNGTDKAALVDGQVIEPPESDKSKKETDAFTSKVIQVEADIVVETFPLRPVAKPTDSINGMSSEVGKLNENLDKTENGKLNVSQENGSFKLDGMNSSEVSVLTDDGKEVENNVDLLLEKNSNLTDKKMVESISDPLSESSECSTGENAKLDTPNGAALEVSRTDTLMSDTNEQSKAIVGEVSFGPKAINVSNGVPPKNHGTYESTSERAVAVESKVDAQHVNSKKGSSKTLDRINLESWEGTSKSSAESETNPLWTIFKSFVTAFINFWSE; encoded by the exons ATGCATGCTATAAAAGGTGGGTGGGTTGGGCAAACATTTGCTCTAGCTAAGTGCAATGAGTCCGGAGGGAAGAAGACTCGGGTTCGGCGTTCAAAGGAGGAAAGGAAGTCAATGGTTGAATCTTTTATAAAGAA GTATCAAGAATCAAACAATGGGAATTTTCCATCTCTTAACCTCACCCACAAGGAAGTTGGTGGGTCTTTCTACATAATACGGGAGATTGTGCGAGAGATAATTCAAGAAAATAGAGTGTTGGGTCCTGCTAAGTTGACTGAAGGGGAACATGACATTGATCGGTTCTTGCAACAAAATCCACTGGGTTCCATTTCAACTCCACCTGAACCTCTTCTGTCCGAACGATCAAATGGAAGTTCTTTTGTTCCTAGTCATCATGAGGATGGAAGTGATGAATCGGTTATGATTACTAATGGGAATTCTATGGAATCTGAATATAAAGAGTTTGGCAGTGAAAAAATTATTAATGGGAATCTTATTGATGTGACAAATGGAACTGATAAAGCAGCCCTTGTAGACGGGCAAGTAATTGAACCTCCTGAAAGTGATAAAAGTAAGAAGGAAACAGATGCATTCACATCTAAAGTCATTCAAGTAGAAGCAGATATAGTAGTAGAGACATTTCCCTTGCGGCCTGTTGCTAAACCAACAGACAGCATCAATGGAATGTCTAGCGAAGTtgggaaattaaatgaaaatttggaTAAAACGGAAAATGGgaagctcaatgtgagtcaagAAAATGGTAGTTTTAAGTTGGATGGTATGAATTCCTCTGAGGTTTCTGTGTTGACAGATGATGGTAAAGAAGTAGAAAACAATGTGGATTTGTTGTTGGAAAAGAATTCCAATTTAACAGATAAGAAAATGGTGGAAAGCATTTCAGATCCGTTATCAGAAAGCTCAGAATGCTCGACTGGGGAAAATGCTAAGCTTGATACTCCCAATGGTGCAGCATTAGAGGTCTCTCGTACTGATACTTTAATGTCGGATACAAATGAACAAAGCAAAGCAATTGTTGGAGAGGTGAGCTTTGGTCCAAAG GCAATAAATGTTTCAAATGGTGTCCCCCCAAAAAATCATGGCACTTACGAGTCAACATCGGAGAGGGCCGTTGCAGTTGAAAGTAAAGTTGACGCTCAGCATGTCAACTCAAAGAAAGGAAGCAGTAAAACATTAGACCGAATTAATCT TGAATCATGGGAAGGGACATCGAAAAGCAGTGCAGAATCTGAAACTAACCCCCTTTGGACTATCTTTAAATCCTTTGTTACCGCCTTTATAAACTTCTGGTCTGAGTAA